In one Brevibacterium sp. CBA3109 genomic region, the following are encoded:
- a CDS encoding DNA translocase FtsK: MAGNRARKILSDEPSDSPTKRDGTAFFLIGLSIVIAAFEWWNIPGAISEGVRGVVEGTFGRVALALPVIFTGYAIRLFLKGDDNRGNNRILIGIIFLLLSASSLAHIAAGNPTFTNSSEAMANGGGALGFVISSPLVVATTNYVAVPLLILLGLFSILVITATPVRSIPERLTALYLRLTGGARPEKSAEVDADGNPTDLVADNARTSTLKPVMGTKRRSRKKKTEISDADAPISADDDTATKAYDKAYIHEDDVSDEDADTTVIERPQFKPGERRPTKAERETAALKKTIGMDDDAATVANKTTPGDTSASVPVTSNPAPPPTEQLPERVEQLTLAGDVTYTLPNSDYLVPGPPAKERSEANDRVVEALRDVLDQFKIDAQVTGFSRGPTVTRYEVELGSGTKVEKVTALSKNIAYAVASADVRILSPIPGKKAIGIEIPNSDRENVSLGDVLRSKAARKTEHSLVMGVGKDVEGGFVVADLSKMPHLLVAGATGAGKSSFVNSMITSIMMRATPDEVRMILVDPKRVELTIYEGIPHLITPIITNPKKAAEALEWVVREMDARYDDLANYGFKHINEFNKAVREGRVQVPAGSERVLQPYPYLLVVVDELADLMMVAPRDVEASIQRITQLARAAGIHLVLATQRPSVDVVTGLIKANVPSRLAFATSSLADSRVVLDQPGAEKLIGQGDALFLPMGAAKPMRVQGAWVNESEIEKVVEHVKGQLKPNYRQDVAVEKPTKQIDEEIGDDLELLLQAAEQVVTTQFGSTSMLQRKLRVGFAKAGRLMDLMESRGIVGPSEGSKARDVLVRPEDLPGTLAIIKGETPPGEEPNPDTGGDGGSDGDGSGYGASSRTHGASGHSAAADYDEEFEDFGDSGVSPPASSSGSGANDRYATGVGHAGDLHVGDVDPETGLEVVETSGEDAWSLTGR; the protein is encoded by the coding sequence ATGGCCGGAAACCGTGCGCGAAAGATCCTCAGTGACGAACCGAGTGATTCACCGACTAAGAGAGACGGCACTGCCTTCTTCCTGATCGGTCTCTCCATCGTCATTGCGGCCTTCGAATGGTGGAACATTCCCGGTGCGATCAGCGAAGGCGTCCGAGGCGTCGTCGAAGGCACCTTCGGCCGCGTGGCCCTGGCCCTGCCGGTGATCTTCACCGGCTATGCGATCCGACTGTTCCTCAAAGGTGACGACAACAGAGGCAACAACCGGATCCTCATCGGCATCATCTTCTTGCTTCTTTCCGCCTCGAGTCTGGCCCACATCGCCGCAGGCAACCCAACATTCACCAACTCCAGTGAGGCCATGGCCAACGGAGGCGGCGCGCTCGGATTCGTCATCTCCTCGCCCCTCGTCGTGGCGACCACCAACTATGTGGCGGTGCCGCTGCTGATCCTGCTCGGGCTCTTCTCGATCCTGGTCATCACCGCGACACCAGTGCGATCGATTCCCGAACGTCTGACAGCGCTCTACCTGCGTCTGACCGGGGGAGCGCGCCCGGAGAAGTCCGCCGAGGTGGACGCCGACGGCAACCCGACCGACCTGGTCGCCGACAATGCGCGCACCTCCACCCTCAAGCCCGTCATGGGGACCAAGCGTCGGAGCCGGAAGAAGAAGACCGAGATCTCCGATGCCGATGCACCGATCTCGGCCGACGATGACACTGCGACCAAGGCCTACGACAAGGCCTACATCCACGAAGACGACGTCAGCGACGAAGACGCTGACACCACGGTCATCGAGCGACCGCAGTTCAAGCCCGGTGAACGTCGACCGACGAAGGCCGAGCGGGAAACTGCCGCGCTGAAGAAGACCATCGGCATGGACGATGACGCTGCCACGGTGGCGAACAAGACCACGCCAGGCGACACCTCGGCGTCGGTGCCGGTGACGAGCAACCCAGCGCCCCCACCCACGGAGCAGCTGCCCGAACGCGTCGAACAGCTCACCTTGGCCGGTGACGTCACCTATACACTGCCGAACTCGGACTACCTCGTGCCCGGCCCCCCGGCGAAGGAGCGATCAGAGGCCAACGACCGTGTCGTCGAAGCACTGCGCGACGTACTCGACCAGTTCAAGATCGACGCCCAGGTCACCGGTTTCTCGCGTGGTCCTACGGTCACTCGCTACGAAGTGGAGCTGGGTTCGGGCACGAAGGTCGAGAAGGTCACGGCGCTGTCGAAGAACATCGCCTACGCGGTGGCCAGCGCCGATGTCCGCATCCTCTCGCCGATCCCCGGCAAGAAGGCGATCGGCATCGAGATCCCGAACTCCGACCGTGAGAACGTGTCCCTCGGCGATGTGCTGCGGTCGAAGGCCGCTCGCAAGACCGAGCACTCCCTGGTCATGGGCGTGGGCAAGGACGTCGAAGGCGGATTCGTCGTCGCCGACCTGTCGAAGATGCCCCACCTGCTGGTCGCCGGTGCCACCGGTGCCGGTAAGTCGAGCTTCGTGAACTCCATGATCACCTCGATCATGATGCGCGCGACCCCCGACGAGGTGCGCATGATCCTCGTCGACCCGAAGCGCGTGGAGCTCACGATCTACGAGGGCATCCCGCACCTCATCACTCCGATCATCACGAACCCGAAGAAGGCCGCCGAGGCCCTCGAATGGGTTGTGCGCGAAATGGACGCCCGCTACGACGACCTCGCGAACTACGGGTTCAAGCACATCAACGAGTTCAACAAGGCCGTCCGCGAGGGGCGGGTCCAAGTTCCCGCAGGCTCGGAGCGCGTGCTCCAGCCCTACCCGTACCTGCTGGTCGTCGTCGACGAGCTTGCCGATCTGATGATGGTCGCCCCACGCGACGTCGAGGCCTCGATCCAGCGCATCACCCAGCTGGCACGCGCGGCCGGCATCCACCTGGTCCTGGCCACGCAGCGACCCAGCGTCGACGTCGTCACGGGTCTGATCAAGGCCAACGTGCCCTCACGTCTGGCATTCGCCACCTCATCCCTGGCCGACTCCCGAGTCGTGCTCGACCAGCCGGGTGCAGAGAAGCTCATCGGACAGGGTGACGCACTGTTCCTGCCCATGGGTGCTGCCAAACCGATGCGTGTTCAGGGTGCCTGGGTCAACGAGTCGGAGATCGAGAAGGTCGTTGAGCACGTCAAGGGACAGCTCAAGCCCAACTACCGTCAAGACGTTGCGGTCGAGAAGCCGACGAAGCAGATCGACGAGGAGATCGGCGACGATCTGGAGCTGCTGCTCCAGGCAGCTGAACAGGTCGTGACCACACAGTTCGGTTCGACGTCGATGCTGCAGCGCAAGCTGCGCGTCGGCTTCGCCAAGGCCGGGCGCCTCATGGATCTCATGGAGTCACGCGGAATCGTCGGACCCTCCGAGGGGTCGAAGGCCCGCGACGTCCTCGTCCGGCCCGAGGATCTGCCGGGAACACTGGCGATCATCAAGGGTGAGACGCCCCCGGGCGAGGAACCGAACCCGGATACAGGCGGAGACGGCGGTTCGGACGGCGACGGCTCCGGCTACGGCGCGAGCAGCCGAACACATGGTGCGAGCGGACATTCGGCGGCCGCAGACTATGACGAGGAATTCGAAGACTTCGGAGACTCGGGGGTGAGCCCACCGGCGTCGTCATCAGGTTCCGGGGCCAACGACCGTTACGCGACGGGAGTCGGGCATGCCGGCGACCTGCATGTCGGCGACGTCGACCCCGAGACGGGGTTGGAAGTCGTCGAGACCAGCGGTGAGGACGCTTGGTCACTCACAGGTCGCTGA
- a CDS encoding helix-turn-helix domain-containing protein: protein MLLRVEIGDALRSVRRRQGRTLRDVSTGASVSLGYLSEIERGQKEASSELLSAICEALDLPLSALLSSVSGRFALEEGVEIPDTIPQELSDTILGRPGGYPVPRLAAKP, encoded by the coding sequence ATGTTACTGAGAGTTGAAATCGGTGACGCACTGCGTTCCGTTCGTCGGCGCCAGGGGCGGACCCTGCGCGATGTCTCCACAGGAGCCAGCGTATCGCTGGGGTACCTCAGCGAGATCGAACGCGGACAGAAGGAAGCCTCCTCGGAGCTCCTCTCCGCGATCTGTGAAGCTCTCGACCTGCCGTTGTCGGCTCTGCTGTCATCGGTCTCCGGTCGTTTCGCACTCGAAGAGGGCGTCGAAATCCCCGACACCATTCCACAGGAACTCTCCGATACGATCCTCGGTCGCCCCGGCGGATACCCGGTGCCACGACTGGCAGCCAAACCGTAA
- a CDS encoding response regulator: MMVNVLVLDDDFYVGQIHCRYVNEVAGFHALEPVRDLRTARTIIAEEDVDLLLVDYVLPEGNGVDLIRESEVDAIVLSAVADPDVVRSALRAGAMTYILKPFAAKELQDFLRRYARFRRYWEREKVSQPELERQLRSLHDVSSPGSAPARGSGSSTSGRILEALQDADRALTATEVSDVVGASRATAQRHLARLAESRAVTVSLQYGSTGRPEHLYGVG, translated from the coding sequence ATGATGGTCAACGTTCTGGTTCTCGACGACGACTTCTATGTGGGGCAGATCCACTGCCGGTACGTCAACGAGGTTGCGGGATTCCACGCTCTGGAACCGGTCAGAGATCTCCGCACCGCACGCACGATCATCGCCGAAGAAGACGTGGATCTGCTGTTGGTCGACTACGTTCTGCCCGAAGGCAATGGTGTTGACCTGATTCGTGAGAGTGAAGTCGATGCCATCGTGCTTTCGGCGGTGGCTGATCCCGACGTGGTGCGCTCGGCTCTGCGGGCGGGAGCGATGACCTATATTCTCAAACCCTTCGCTGCGAAGGAGCTGCAGGACTTCCTTCGGCGCTATGCCCGCTTCCGGCGTTACTGGGAACGCGAGAAGGTGAGCCAACCGGAACTCGAACGTCAGCTGCGCAGTCTGCATGACGTCTCCTCGCCCGGGAGCGCCCCGGCCCGGGGATCGGGCTCGTCGACCAGCGGTCGGATCCTTGAGGCGCTTCAAGATGCGGATCGTGCGCTGACGGCCACGGAGGTCTCCGATGTCGTCGGCGCCTCCCGCGCGACAGCTCAGCGCCACCTGGCAAGGCTGGCCGAGTCCCGAGCCGTCACCGTCTCACTCCAGTACGGAAGCACCGGTCGACCCGAACACCTCTATGGGGTGGGGTGA
- a CDS encoding CinA family protein: protein MNDTELFSRSQHLIATCTQVGLSVAAAESLTGGRFVATLVDVPGASAVVRGGLITYATDLKASLAGVDADQLEDTGPIDEVVAAQMAAGAARECVADIGVACTGVAGPEPQDGKPVGLVYTAIAFAGKAQVSEHHFAGGRDTVRSLTVAAMVADLDDFVTQLAFGPVADAHD from the coding sequence GTGAACGACACCGAGCTGTTCTCCCGAAGTCAGCACCTCATCGCCACTTGTACCCAGGTGGGACTCTCGGTCGCTGCGGCGGAATCGTTGACCGGCGGCCGTTTCGTGGCCACGCTCGTCGACGTCCCGGGCGCCTCCGCTGTGGTGCGCGGCGGACTCATCACGTATGCCACCGACCTCAAGGCGAGTCTGGCCGGGGTCGACGCCGATCAACTCGAAGACACAGGCCCCATTGATGAGGTTGTCGCCGCGCAGATGGCAGCCGGCGCGGCCAGAGAGTGTGTCGCCGACATCGGTGTCGCCTGCACTGGTGTAGCCGGGCCCGAACCGCAGGATGGCAAGCCGGTCGGGCTCGTCTACACTGCCATCGCCTTCGCCGGAAAGGCACAGGTCAGCGAGCATCATTTCGCCGGGGGCCGAGACACGGTTCGCAGCCTGACAGTTGCGGCCATGGTGGCAGATCTCGATGACTTCGTCACGCAATTGGCGTTCGGGCCGGTGGCGGACGCCCACGACTGA
- a CDS encoding sensor histidine kinase produces MPRPTRSFSRRVLLSQLAVIVVTLALVTGVFAWMGARSVTEVTETKALATARTLAIDPEVRKGATQASAEPAGEADGAITSALLEITGNLRSSSGIEFAVITDDRGIRLTHPNRDNIGRRVSTSPDEALAGRESVTHERGTLGETVRAKVPIYSTSDDETVVGEVSVGIHASVLDADLRREFLVLGSVAVFALVIGVIASLALGRRLRRETLGVGPEELAEMARDQGAVLRGLDDGVLAFSSVGVPTLSNSTAEQLLGIAHVDTGKDTTVSVPDDTSTSSRSDVPEVIRSMMLQAPDRGALRRRVNVGDRILLATAVRVSRDGVSVGGVLTLRDETQVLTMARQLESVTSMARALRTQRHEFANRLHTVLGLVDTGATDEARNYLTTILRTGPIATPVEGIEVITDPYLRALLEAKGTTAAEVGVALAVTPDSLVLGRVKEPEDVTLILGNLIDNAVRAVVTNASGSGAESAARTDEVFGRVEVTLLGSGPELHAVVTDSGGGVEDEDAPSIFDEGISSADGLDPEHGHGPEHGHGIGLALCRRTARRHGGRVWLLAGHDPQLGGAGFAMRLPDVLSDDADDKER; encoded by the coding sequence GTGCCACGCCCGACCCGATCGTTCTCCCGCCGTGTGCTGCTCAGTCAGCTCGCGGTCATCGTGGTGACTCTGGCGCTGGTGACTGGAGTCTTCGCCTGGATGGGTGCCCGCTCGGTCACCGAGGTCACCGAGACCAAGGCACTGGCGACAGCACGGACGCTGGCGATCGATCCTGAGGTGAGGAAGGGCGCCACCCAGGCCTCGGCCGAACCGGCGGGGGAAGCCGACGGTGCGATCACCTCTGCGCTGCTCGAGATCACCGGCAACCTGCGCAGCTCCTCGGGCATTGAGTTCGCGGTCATCACCGACGACCGGGGCATCCGACTGACCCACCCGAACCGGGACAACATCGGCAGACGGGTGTCCACCTCCCCGGATGAGGCACTGGCAGGCAGAGAGTCCGTGACGCATGAGAGAGGCACTCTGGGAGAGACGGTGCGCGCCAAGGTGCCGATCTATTCCACTTCTGATGACGAGACCGTCGTCGGGGAGGTCTCCGTGGGCATCCACGCTTCGGTGCTCGACGCGGACCTGCGACGTGAATTCCTTGTCCTCGGCTCTGTCGCCGTCTTCGCCCTGGTCATCGGTGTGATCGCCTCACTCGCGCTGGGACGCAGGCTGCGCCGCGAGACCTTGGGTGTGGGTCCCGAGGAGCTGGCGGAGATGGCACGTGATCAGGGTGCGGTCCTCCGCGGCCTCGACGACGGTGTTCTGGCCTTCAGCTCCGTCGGAGTCCCGACCCTAAGCAACTCCACGGCGGAGCAGCTGCTGGGGATCGCCCATGTCGACACGGGCAAGGACACGACGGTCTCGGTGCCGGATGACACCTCGACCAGCTCACGCTCGGATGTGCCCGAGGTGATCCGCAGCATGATGCTTCAGGCGCCCGACCGCGGTGCCCTGCGGCGGCGAGTCAACGTCGGCGATCGGATCCTGTTGGCCACCGCTGTTCGTGTGAGTCGTGATGGAGTCTCGGTCGGTGGGGTCCTCACCCTGCGCGACGAGACCCAGGTGCTGACCATGGCACGTCAGCTCGAATCGGTGACGTCGATGGCGCGTGCCCTGCGCACGCAGCGCCACGAATTCGCCAACCGTCTGCACACGGTTCTAGGCCTCGTCGACACGGGGGCCACCGACGAGGCACGGAACTACCTGACCACAATTCTGCGGACCGGACCGATCGCGACGCCAGTCGAAGGCATCGAGGTGATCACCGACCCGTACCTTCGTGCACTGCTCGAAGCGAAGGGGACCACCGCCGCCGAGGTGGGTGTGGCCCTTGCCGTCACCCCGGATTCCCTGGTGCTGGGCCGGGTGAAGGAGCCCGAGGACGTCACCCTCATCCTCGGCAACCTCATCGACAATGCGGTGCGTGCAGTCGTGACGAATGCAAGCGGCAGCGGTGCTGAGAGTGCCGCTCGGACCGACGAGGTGTTCGGCAGAGTCGAGGTGACGCTGCTGGGTTCGGGCCCGGAGCTGCATGCCGTTGTCACAGACTCCGGTGGGGGAGTGGAGGATGAGGATGCGCCGTCCATCTTCGACGAGGGGATCAGCAGCGCCGATGGCCTCGATCCGGAGCATGGCCACGGCCCGGAGCATGGCCACGGCATCGGCCTGGCTCTGTGCCGAAGGACTGCACGGCGACACGGCGGCAGGGTGTGGCTGCTGGCAGGTCACGATCCTCAGCTCGGCGGTGCCGGCTTCGCCATGCGCCTGCCCGATGTGCTCAGCGACGACGCGGACGACAAGGAGAGATGA
- the recA gene encoding recombinase RecA, with product MARTPKNLQIPTGGDKSKALDAALGQIDRNYGKGAIMRLGEGVREPIACIPTGSIALDIALGIGGLPRGRVVEIYGPESSGKTTVALHAVANAQKTGGIAAFIDAEHALDPEYAKKLGVDTDQLLVSQPDTGEQALEIADMLIRSGALDVIVIDSVAALVPKAEIEGEMGDSHVGLQARLMSQALRKIAGALSQSKTTAIFINQLREKVGVFFGSPETTSGGKALKFYASVRIDVRRIETLKEGQDAVGNRTRAKIVKNKIAPPFKQAEFDIIYGQGISREGSLIDMGVENGIVRKSGSWFTYDGDQLGQGKENVRNFLRDNPGLAEEIELKIKHKMGLIKVDGPEPEAEAGADQAEGTAAESAKSDDVEVS from the coding sequence ATGGCTCGTACACCGAAGAACCTGCAGATCCCAACCGGCGGAGATAAGTCGAAGGCGCTTGACGCCGCGCTGGGCCAGATCGACCGCAACTACGGCAAGGGCGCGATCATGCGTCTGGGTGAAGGGGTCCGTGAACCGATCGCCTGCATTCCCACCGGTTCCATCGCACTCGACATCGCTTTGGGCATCGGCGGCCTCCCGCGCGGTCGTGTCGTCGAGATCTACGGCCCGGAATCCTCGGGTAAGACCACAGTGGCACTGCACGCTGTCGCCAATGCACAGAAGACGGGCGGAATCGCGGCATTCATCGATGCTGAGCACGCCCTTGACCCGGAATACGCGAAGAAGCTCGGCGTCGACACCGACCAGCTGCTCGTGTCTCAGCCGGACACCGGTGAGCAGGCGCTTGAGATCGCCGACATGCTCATCCGCTCCGGAGCACTCGACGTCATCGTCATCGACTCCGTTGCGGCACTCGTGCCGAAGGCCGAGATCGAAGGCGAGATGGGTGACAGCCACGTCGGTCTCCAGGCACGACTGATGTCGCAGGCACTGCGCAAGATCGCGGGTGCACTGTCCCAGTCGAAGACCACCGCAATCTTCATCAACCAGCTGCGTGAGAAGGTCGGTGTCTTCTTCGGCTCACCAGAGACCACCTCCGGTGGTAAGGCTCTGAAGTTCTACGCCTCCGTGCGCATCGATGTGCGACGCATCGAGACTCTGAAAGAGGGCCAGGACGCGGTGGGCAACAGAACCCGCGCCAAGATCGTCAAGAACAAAATCGCTCCACCATTCAAACAGGCCGAATTCGACATCATCTACGGTCAAGGGATCTCCCGTGAAGGCAGCCTCATCGATATGGGTGTGGAGAACGGAATCGTCCGCAAATCCGGGTCCTGGTTCACCTACGACGGTGATCAGCTCGGTCAGGGCAAAGAGAATGTTCGCAACTTCCTGCGCGACAATCCGGGACTTGCTGAGGAGATCGAACTCAAGATCAAACACAAGATGGGGCTGATCAAGGTCGACGGGCCCGAACCTGAGGCCGAGGCGGGGGCCGACCAGGCTGAAGGCACTGCAGCAGAGAGCGCGAAATCGGATGACGTCGAAGTCTCCTGA
- the pgsA gene encoding CDP-diacylglycerol--glycerol-3-phosphate 3-phosphatidyltransferase: protein MNDRPENSAPGHPPAEPSPWNVPNALTVLRILLVPVFLVLLLADGGQDMSMRWWALVVFLLAMATDKIDGDLARKYNLITNFGKIADPIADKSLMAAALIGLAAIAEIPWWVPIIILIRELGITVLRFFMIRIAVMPASRGGKIKTVLQTVAIGLFLLLRPVAHIVPESVTFALVILAWLVMVAAIVVTVVTGIDYCLQAAKLAKDSRGGNAAAGDDPAGTNPK from the coding sequence GTGAATGATCGACCAGAGAACAGCGCCCCGGGACACCCACCGGCAGAGCCCAGCCCGTGGAATGTTCCCAATGCCCTGACCGTGCTGCGGATCCTGCTCGTACCCGTCTTCCTCGTCCTTCTCCTGGCCGACGGAGGCCAGGACATGAGCATGCGATGGTGGGCGCTGGTCGTCTTCCTGCTGGCGATGGCCACGGACAAGATCGACGGAGATCTGGCACGCAAATACAACCTCATCACGAACTTCGGGAAGATCGCCGACCCGATCGCCGACAAATCTCTCATGGCGGCGGCACTTATCGGCCTGGCCGCGATCGCGGAGATTCCCTGGTGGGTTCCCATCATCATCCTCATCCGGGAACTGGGCATCACCGTGCTGCGCTTCTTCATGATCCGCATCGCCGTCATGCCCGCGTCCAGAGGCGGCAAGATCAAAACGGTGCTCCAGACCGTCGCCATCGGACTCTTCCTCCTGCTGCGCCCCGTGGCGCATATCGTTCCCGAGAGCGTGACATTCGCCTTGGTGATCCTGGCCTGGCTGGTCATGGTCGCGGCGATCGTCGTGACCGTCGTGACTGGAATCGACTACTGTCTCCAAGCCGCGAAACTCGCCAAAGACTCGCGTGGGGGCAACGCGGCTGCAGGCGATGATCCCGCCGGTACGAACCCGAAGTGA
- a CDS encoding DUF3046 domain-containing protein: protein MRHTLYWVLMNEEFGEARAASLHTDLALSSLGSRTAEEAFRAGIEPRDIWIAVCDASGVPESHRLGKEKPRSRPF, encoded by the coding sequence ATGCGTCACACCCTCTACTGGGTCCTGATGAATGAGGAATTCGGGGAGGCTCGTGCTGCATCGCTGCACACCGACCTTGCGCTCAGCAGCCTGGGCTCCCGAACCGCCGAAGAGGCCTTCCGCGCAGGCATCGAACCCCGCGACATCTGGATTGCAGTCTGTGATGCCTCGGGCGTGCCCGAATCACACCGGTTGGGTAAAGAAAAACCGCGCTCACGTCCCTTCTAG